Proteins from a genomic interval of Chroococcidiopsis thermalis PCC 7203:
- a CDS encoding NB-ARC domain-containing protein, which produces MNAINSQSSTFETREFIVADTVVFNKQGTHLTDIQKIVLRGAWQGYTYEEIADREGYSEKYLKRDVGPRLWKILSEALGEKVSKKNFRTALERRLTLANPSHNQQLDMDSCQDWGEAVDVHTFYGRTQELATLQQWIVQDRCPLVALVGMGGIGKTTLSIKLAQQLQSDFKYIIWRSLRHAPPIRELLEEIIYFLSNQQEKDLPETTNGRISLLLKYFRKSPCLLILDGAESILNYDRKDTHYQEEDEEYGRLIKYIGETYHQSCLLLTSREKPKEVAIREGEELPTRSLRLIGLDELEGQYILKGKGIYGSEDDLKKIIQIYGGNPLLLNMVSTTIQNIFDSSASDFLKQEIIVFNDVKEFFDSQFNRLQPIEKELMYCLAIEREPVSFQKLKNDFGLKVQSLELAEALESLRRRSLVEKNQGFFTLQIVLMEYTTARLLKEICQEIRTQQISLLKSSKLLKLIVKNYVRTTQSNIFFRMVLDQLLLELGSKKNVESQLDTILSTLQHESFKLEDTTDDIISLIHRMQVNLSSYK; this is translated from the coding sequence ATGAATGCAATCAACTCTCAGTCCTCAACGTTTGAAACCAGAGAATTTATCGTTGCAGATACAGTTGTGTTTAACAAACAGGGTACGCATTTGACAGATATTCAAAAAATAGTACTTAGAGGTGCTTGGCAAGGATACACATATGAAGAGATTGCCGACCGAGAAGGATACAGCGAAAAGTACTTAAAAAGAGATGTTGGACCTAGATTGTGGAAGATACTTTCAGAGGCTTTAGGCGAAAAAGTAAGCAAAAAGAATTTTAGAACAGCTCTTGAGAGAAGATTAACCCTAGCGAACCCCTCTCACAACCAACAGCTTGATATGGATAGTTGTCAAGACTGGGGTGAGGCAGTTGACGTACATACTTTCTACGGGCGTACCCAAGAATTAGCTACATTACAACAGTGGATTGTTCAAGATCGTTGTCCTTTAGTAGCACTAGTAGGCATGGGTGGTATTGGCAAAACTACTCTTTCTATAAAGCTAGCTCAGCAGCTTCAGAGTGATTTCAAATACATTATTTGGCGCTCATTGCGTCATGCTCCACCAATACGAGAACTCTTAGAAGAGATAATTTATTTTCTATCTAATCAGCAAGAAAAAGATCTACCAGAAACTACAAATGGAAGAATATCATTGCTCTTGAAATATTTTCGTAAGTCTCCCTGTTTGTTAATTCTTGATGGTGCTGAATCAATCTTAAATTACGATCGAAAAGATACGCACTATCAAGAAGAGGATGAGGAGTACGGGCGGCTTATAAAATACATAGGAGAAACGTATCATCAGAGTTGTCTATTGTTAACAAGTCGAGAGAAACCCAAGGAAGTTGCGATAAGAGAGGGAGAAGAATTACCTACGCGATCGCTACGATTGATAGGATTGGATGAGTTAGAAGGACAGTATATCCTTAAAGGTAAAGGAATTTATGGTTCGGAAGATGATTTGAAAAAAATAATTCAAATTTATGGAGGCAATCCTTTATTACTGAATATGGTTTCTACAACTATACAAAACATATTTGATAGTAGTGCCTCTGATTTTCTGAAACAGGAAATAATAGTGTTTAATGATGTTAAAGAATTTTTTGATAGTCAGTTCAATCGCCTACAACCAATTGAAAAAGAGTTAATGTACTGCTTAGCAATTGAGCGCGAACCAGTTTCATTTCAGAAATTGAAGAATGATTTTGGCTTAAAAGTTCAGTCACTAGAGCTAGCAGAAGCTTTAGAATCTCTGAGGCGACGCTCTTTAGTTGAAAAAAATCAGGGATTCTTTACATTACAAATAGTATTAATGGAGTACACAACAGCTCGACTGCTAAAAGAAATTTGTCAAGAAATACGCACGCAGCAAATATCGCTCTTGAAAAGTTCCAAATTACTAAAGTTAATAGTAAAAAATTATGTTAGAACTACTCAATCAAATATTTTCTTTAGAATGGTTTTAGATCAATTACTCCTAGAACTTGGAAGTAAAAAGAATGTGGAATCACAATTAGATACAATTTTATCTACATTGCAGCATGAATCTTTTAAATTGGAAGACACTACCGATGATATTATTAGTTTAATTCATCGAATGCAAGTGAACCTAAGTAGCTATAAGTAG
- a CDS encoding class I SAM-dependent methyltransferase: MKSIIRHLAKMLIPRSYQTSIKTLKTLILSSPIAEKGFQWGQNFTINGESSTITTNHCQSHLENGNTPSNALEAYFNSHTEGLGILKWKHYFNIYHRHLSKFVGQKVQVLEVGVASGGSLEMWKNYFGSNCQIYGVDIEEACKAYEKDSIKIFIGDQTDRNFWKRFKSEVPTLDIVIDDGGHEPEQQIATLEELLPHLRPGGVYICEDIHGTLNQFHTYISGLTHNLNALQEFGYKPIKSGSGLASFSTYFQDAIQSFHLYPFVVVIERSETPVSEFVAPLQGSKWLVLTK, from the coding sequence ATGAAAAGCATCATTCGTCATTTAGCAAAAATGTTAATACCACGTTCTTATCAAACTTCTATAAAGACACTAAAAACTCTAATACTTAGTTCCCCAATAGCAGAAAAAGGTTTTCAATGGGGGCAGAACTTTACCATTAATGGTGAGTCTAGCACTATAACAACGAATCATTGTCAATCTCACTTAGAAAATGGAAATACTCCATCCAATGCTTTAGAAGCTTATTTTAATTCTCATACTGAAGGATTAGGAATACTTAAGTGGAAGCACTATTTTAATATTTACCATCGTCACCTTTCTAAGTTTGTTGGGCAAAAAGTTCAGGTTCTAGAAGTTGGTGTTGCCAGCGGTGGGAGTCTAGAAATGTGGAAAAACTATTTTGGTTCTAATTGTCAAATTTATGGTGTAGATATTGAAGAAGCATGTAAAGCATACGAAAAAGATTCAATTAAAATTTTTATTGGCGATCAAACAGATCGCAATTTCTGGAAGCGATTCAAAAGTGAGGTTCCTACTCTCGATATCGTAATTGATGATGGCGGACATGAACCAGAACAGCAGATTGCAACTTTAGAAGAGTTATTGCCGCATTTACGACCAGGAGGAGTTTATATATGTGAAGACATTCATGGTACTTTAAATCAGTTTCATACCTATATATCTGGGTTGACACATAATTTAAATGCATTACAAGAATTTGGATATAAGCCTATTAAAAGCGGTAGCGGTCTTGCTAGTTTCTCAACCTATTTTCAAGATGCTATTCAGTCTTTTCACTTATATCCGTTCGTGGTAGTGATTGAAAGGTCAGAGACTCCTGTATCGGAATTTGTAGCCCCATTACAAGGATCTAAGTGGTTAGTACTAACAAAGTAA
- a CDS encoding glycosyltransferase family 4 protein, whose protein sequence is MSKVLFISAHAPTTQYPQAGQKIAFMNLAKYAALHEFVDVIVIANTTEIVVAKDLQTDFGNSLYTYPLTKFKKAINCLNYYQAPLKFASRFNRAVSKKIQELLIAKTYDVIHFEYSHAAVYLDIVKKYIDSKQTKIVISIHDVLTQVWLRQSVKSSFFDLEVARIFRYEQKLYSNASELWVLSKKDRDLLSSLFSIGSEKLIVKPPKASSFVYQVKRRAEKIEKKSLLFWAAMERPENEQAILNFVDKCFKKLLQQDRNFKLYIVGSNPSKKVLALAGKQITVTGFVEDPTIFFEKAEIGIVPLLKGGGVKLKTLEMLEAGLPVVATSIGAEGVVSPDKKLIVSDSFENWFELLTKESQNSVVAGVV, encoded by the coding sequence ATGTCAAAAGTCTTATTCATTTCAGCTCATGCTCCTACAACGCAGTATCCTCAAGCTGGACAAAAAATTGCTTTTATGAATCTTGCGAAGTATGCTGCCTTACATGAATTCGTTGATGTAATTGTTATCGCTAATACTACAGAAATAGTTGTGGCTAAAGATCTACAAACAGATTTTGGTAATAGTCTTTATACATACCCACTTACTAAATTCAAAAAAGCTATAAACTGCTTGAACTATTATCAAGCGCCTTTAAAATTTGCTTCTCGTTTTAATAGAGCAGTTAGTAAGAAAATTCAAGAGCTTCTGATTGCAAAAACATATGATGTAATTCATTTTGAATATTCTCATGCTGCCGTTTATTTAGATATAGTCAAAAAATATATTGATTCAAAACAGACTAAAATTGTCATTAGTATACATGATGTATTGACACAAGTTTGGTTAAGACAATCTGTAAAAAGTTCATTTTTCGATCTTGAAGTAGCCAGAATCTTTCGTTACGAGCAAAAACTTTACTCGAATGCAAGCGAACTATGGGTATTATCTAAAAAAGATCGCGATCTTTTAAGTTCTTTATTTTCAATTGGTAGTGAAAAGCTTATTGTAAAGCCTCCAAAAGCTAGCAGCTTTGTTTATCAAGTGAAACGCCGAGCGGAGAAAATAGAAAAGAAAAGTCTTTTATTCTGGGCTGCTATGGAAAGACCAGAAAACGAGCAAGCAATTCTTAACTTCGTTGACAAATGTTTTAAAAAACTGCTTCAGCAAGATCGAAATTTTAAACTTTATATAGTCGGCTCTAATCCTTCTAAAAAAGTTTTAGCACTTGCAGGCAAACAGATCACAGTTACAGGCTTCGTTGAAGATCCAACTATTTTCTTTGAAAAGGCGGAGATCGGGATAGTTCCACTTTTGAAAGGAGGAGGAGTTAAACTAAAAACTCTAGAAATGCTTGAAGCTGGGTTACCTGTTGTTGCTACATCTATAGGTGCTGAAGGAGTCGTATCTCCAGATAAAAAACTAATAGTAAGCGATAGTTTTGAAAATTGGTTTGAACTACTTACAAAAGAATCACAGAACTCTGTAGTTGCTGGAGTAGTATAA
- a CDS encoding FkbM family methyltransferase has protein sequence MNNPFTQVQQVNFLDIGCSGPLDSKWSDLAQLLAYTGFEPNASECRRLSREPHPYKSTRYLPFAISGEQGDRVMYKTHHPFCYSLLRPNHDWLGRFSHHYQFRETGTDTVSCMTLNSLANEQQLTADIIKLDTQGLELPILKAGNQVLQNAFCVETETGFVENYIGETTYTQLEAFMRSQGFLMFDMEIYQASRNNSLSKHGKHQPLWCEVVWLFDFVGTKKKTTPEQAIKYLKICQALEYFDYGLELAYYFKSLGIIEASTVKYLEKPEHWTNIERSDSWKKHKSLSKTGKVLSFLPNSINQRLTYGLKEVVEWGKK, from the coding sequence ATGAATAATCCTTTTACTCAGGTACAGCAAGTAAATTTTTTAGATATAGGCTGTAGCGGTCCACTAGACTCAAAATGGTCTGATTTAGCACAACTACTAGCATATACTGGCTTCGAGCCAAATGCTAGTGAATGCAGGCGCTTGAGTCGCGAGCCTCATCCATACAAGTCAACTCGTTACCTACCTTTTGCTATTTCTGGAGAGCAAGGAGATCGGGTAATGTACAAAACACATCACCCTTTCTGCTATTCTCTGCTTCGCCCAAATCATGACTGGCTTGGTCGTTTTTCACATCATTATCAATTTAGAGAAACTGGGACAGATACTGTCTCATGTATGACACTCAACAGTTTAGCTAACGAGCAACAATTAACAGCAGATATTATCAAGCTTGATACGCAAGGATTAGAGTTACCGATTCTTAAAGCAGGGAATCAGGTTTTGCAAAATGCTTTCTGTGTGGAAACAGAGACAGGTTTTGTGGAGAACTATATCGGAGAAACTACATATACACAGCTTGAAGCATTTATGCGATCGCAAGGATTTCTGATGTTTGACATGGAAATTTATCAAGCTAGTCGTAATAATTCTCTATCCAAGCATGGCAAACATCAGCCTTTATGGTGTGAAGTTGTTTGGTTATTTGATTTCGTAGGTACAAAAAAGAAAACTACGCCAGAACAAGCTATAAAGTATTTAAAAATCTGCCAAGCTTTAGAATATTTTGATTATGGGCTAGAGCTAGCATATTATTTTAAAAGCTTAGGAATTATAGAAGCAAGCACAGTAAAGTATCTTGAAAAGCCAGAACACTGGACAAATATTGAAAGATCGGATAGTTGGAAAAAACATAAATCATTGTCAAAAACTGGTAAAGTACTAAGCTTTTTACCTAATAGTATTAATCAGCGTTTAACATATGGCTTGAAAGAAGTTGTTGAATGGGGAAAAAAATAA
- a CDS encoding class I SAM-dependent methyltransferase — MKKNLKGTIKELLYNTPYLKQNFLELSKLRLYKTWVPPGHFYSPIPSLTEIKSKEDEIFSKHLTKKVSGIDLNEQAQLELFEEFSEYYLSLPFTPNQQENLRYFYENISYSYSDAICLYCMINHAKPKKIIEVGSGYSSCLILDTNDLLFNSSITCTFIEPYPQLLLSLIKETDKNKIEIVPTKLQNVDIGKFSELNAGDILFIDSTHVSKVDSDVNHIFFEILPLLNKGVYIHFHDIFYPFEYPREWIFEGRAWNEAYMLRAFLQYNRNYEIVFFNTFLELFHQDKFIQRMPLCMKNTGGSIWLKKN, encoded by the coding sequence ATGAAAAAAAACTTGAAAGGTACAATTAAAGAATTATTGTATAACACTCCTTACTTAAAACAAAATTTTCTTGAATTAAGTAAGTTAAGGTTATATAAAACTTGGGTTCCTCCAGGTCATTTTTACTCGCCAATTCCATCATTAACCGAGATTAAATCTAAAGAAGACGAAATATTTAGCAAACACCTTACAAAAAAAGTTTCTGGAATTGATTTGAATGAACAAGCGCAACTTGAGCTATTTGAAGAATTTAGCGAATATTATCTAAGTTTACCTTTCACTCCCAATCAACAAGAAAATCTAAGATATTTCTACGAAAACATTTCCTATTCATATTCTGATGCAATTTGTTTATACTGCATGATTAATCATGCAAAGCCCAAAAAAATTATTGAAGTAGGCTCTGGTTATTCATCTTGCTTAATTTTGGATACTAACGACTTACTATTTAATAGTTCAATAACTTGTACTTTTATTGAGCCTTACCCACAATTATTATTATCTTTAATCAAAGAAACAGACAAAAATAAAATCGAAATAGTCCCTACAAAGCTTCAGAACGTGGACATCGGTAAGTTTTCTGAATTAAATGCGGGAGATATTCTTTTTATTGACTCAACTCATGTATCAAAAGTAGATAGTGATGTTAACCATATATTCTTTGAAATATTACCGCTTTTAAATAAAGGAGTTTATATACATTTTCATGATATTTTTTACCCTTTTGAATATCCAAGAGAATGGATATTTGAAGGTAGGGCGTGGAATGAGGCTTATATGCTGAGAGCCTTTTTACAATATAACCGCAACTATGAAATAGTTTTTTTTAATACATTTCTAGAGCTTTTTCATCAAGATAAATTTATTCAAAGAATGCCGTTATGCATGAAAAATACAGGAGGTAGTATTTGGCTTAAAAAAAATTAG
- a CDS encoding polysaccharide lyase: protein MSKKTDPQNKHLKKCLHHSAIFLSRSLLLSTFFLLVVGIRQSHASIIDSLTEISRSINRNCSRIEPSYDITRAGQTAFRHRIDRCGERAELEMSRTEIGKTYWYGWSMFVPLDWSDTDPGFDIVNQFAAWPSRPGRRYPCGGVGSKISRRGSNFILDFQRRGDTVDAVCTNYTLARVSEIRGQWTDFVVNVKWTGNNDGFFRLWMKTGSGDYIQKINYQGATFWNDEGTGPYFKMGLYKGNPNFRGPAPRIIYTDEYRLGDANSSFGQVAP from the coding sequence ATGTCCAAAAAAACCGATCCCCAGAACAAACATCTGAAAAAATGTTTGCATCATTCAGCCATATTTTTAAGTAGATCTCTACTTCTAAGTACGTTCTTTCTGCTTGTAGTAGGAATACGTCAGTCTCATGCAAGTATAATTGACTCATTGACTGAAATTTCACGATCTATAAATAGGAATTGTTCCAGAATAGAACCTTCGTACGACATAACAAGAGCTGGACAAACAGCTTTCAGACATCGAATAGACCGCTGCGGAGAACGTGCCGAGCTAGAAATGAGCAGAACCGAAATCGGCAAAACCTATTGGTACGGCTGGTCGATGTTTGTCCCCCTAGACTGGAGCGATACCGATCCAGGTTTTGATATTGTCAACCAATTTGCGGCTTGGCCTAGCAGACCAGGTAGGAGATATCCGTGTGGTGGTGTTGGTTCTAAAATCTCGCGCCGAGGTAGTAACTTTATCTTAGATTTCCAACGTAGAGGCGATACTGTAGATGCTGTATGTACTAACTACACTTTAGCGCGAGTTTCTGAAATAAGAGGGCAATGGACTGATTTTGTAGTGAACGTCAAATGGACGGGGAACAATGATGGATTCTTTAGACTTTGGATGAAAACAGGTAGCGGTGACTACATTCAAAAAATCAACTATCAAGGAGCTACGTTTTGGAATGATGAAGGTACAGGACCGTATTTTAAAATGGGATTATACAAAGGCAATCCCAACTTTCGAGGTCCTGCCCCTCGAATTATTTATACTGATGAATATCGCTTAGGCGATGCAAATTCTAGCTTTGGACAAGTTGCACCTTGA
- a CDS encoding glycosyltransferase → MFCNHELEVSVIIPVYNGGENFRRCLSALANTIPSPLEIIVAADGDTDGSWLIAREFGTQVVRTNTRSGPAVARNLGACFAQGEILFFVDADVVVRPDAISQVVSTFKREPDLAALIGSYDDTPDATNFLSQYRNLLHHYVHQSGCEEASTFWGACGAIRREVFLEVEGFDDSYRQASIEDIELGYRLKQAGYKIRLNKALQVKHLKRWEVGSLLKADFYYRALPWTELIWRDRLLINDLNLQVSNRLSIVLVFGLLIAVGAAFWWSGFLAVALGICMALLFLNLPVYHFFWRKRGIRFALQVIPWHWFYYFYSGLAFIIGTARHQLRQWGWLKTSSSKFV, encoded by the coding sequence ATGTTTTGCAATCATGAACTTGAAGTATCTGTCATTATTCCAGTTTATAACGGAGGAGAGAATTTTCGTCGCTGCTTGTCTGCTCTAGCTAACACAATCCCTTCTCCATTAGAAATTATTGTGGCGGCGGATGGAGATACAGACGGATCTTGGTTGATAGCTAGAGAATTTGGGACTCAAGTTGTGAGAACAAATACACGGAGCGGTCCAGCTGTAGCACGTAATTTAGGAGCTTGTTTTGCTCAAGGTGAGATCCTATTTTTTGTCGATGCCGATGTAGTCGTTCGTCCAGATGCTATCAGTCAAGTAGTCAGCACTTTCAAGCGCGAACCAGACTTAGCCGCTCTGATTGGCTCCTACGATGATACCCCAGATGCAACCAACTTCTTGTCACAGTACAGAAACCTGTTGCACCACTACGTGCATCAGTCTGGCTGTGAAGAAGCTTCAACCTTTTGGGGTGCTTGCGGTGCTATTCGCCGCGAGGTGTTTCTGGAAGTTGAGGGTTTTGACGATAGTTATCGACAGGCTTCCATAGAAGATATTGAATTGGGCTATCGACTCAAACAAGCTGGTTATAAAATTCGACTGAATAAGGCATTGCAGGTTAAGCACCTAAAGCGATGGGAAGTTGGTTCTCTACTGAAGGCTGACTTCTACTATCGTGCCCTTCCCTGGACAGAATTGATTTGGCGCGATCGCCTATTAATTAACGATCTGAATCTCCAAGTTTCTAATCGCCTGAGCATCGTACTAGTATTCGGGTTACTTATTGCTGTAGGTGCAGCCTTCTGGTGGTCTGGATTTTTAGCCGTAGCTTTGGGAATATGCATGGCGCTCTTATTTCTCAACCTACCTGTCTATCACTTCTTTTGGCGCAAACGGGGGATACGGTTCGCGCTCCAAGTCATCCCCTGGCACTGGTTTTACTACTTCTATAGTGGTTTAGCATTCATTATCGGTACAGCGCGCCATCAATTGCGGCAGTGGGGTTGGCTCAAAACGAGTTCTTCTAAATTTGTGTGA
- a CDS encoding NAD(P)/FAD-dependent oxidoreductase, with product MNHYSVVIIGAGPAGLTAGYELIKQGIKPIVLEAGDKVGGISRTETYKGYRFDIGGHRFYTKIGEVQQIWQEILAADFIKVPRLSRIYYGGKFYSYPLSLFNTLSNLGIIPSIFILFSYLKAKVKTRLFPGPEPDNFEDWAIDRFGYRLYRIFFKTYTEKVWGIPCSRIRADWAAQRIQGMSLKRAVVNALFGSQNAKSLIKKFDYPVLGPGMMWERCQEIIESQGAMVQLNTAVTRIEREGTWIKSITARQGDRTIQIFGDRFISSMPITALVQRLDPPAPERVLTAARSLKYRDFLIVALIVNQPDLFPDNWIYIHSPEFKVGRIQNFKNWSAAMVPNPNKTCLGMEYFCSEGDALWELSNTELIDLASREVVELNLASKLSAIEDGFVIRQRKAYPVYDGEYRQHLQVIQEYLKQFDNLQTIGRNGMHRYNNQDHSMLTGLLAAKNILGEQHDLWNVNTERSYYEDFTKEERSSLKKQSQLEKLPTAISSKVN from the coding sequence ATGAACCATTATTCTGTCGTTATTATCGGTGCAGGTCCGGCAGGTCTAACTGCTGGCTACGAACTTATCAAGCAAGGTATCAAACCTATAGTCTTAGAGGCAGGCGATAAGGTAGGTGGAATTTCACGGACAGAGACATATAAAGGCTACCGCTTCGACATTGGCGGTCATCGCTTCTATACCAAAATTGGTGAAGTACAGCAAATTTGGCAAGAAATTTTAGCAGCCGATTTTATCAAAGTTCCTCGGCTATCCCGGATTTACTACGGAGGTAAGTTTTACAGTTATCCACTGTCGTTGTTCAATACGTTATCCAATTTGGGCATTATTCCGAGTATCTTTATTTTGTTTAGCTACTTGAAGGCAAAGGTCAAAACGAGATTGTTTCCCGGTCCTGAACCGGACAATTTTGAAGACTGGGCGATCGATCGTTTTGGTTATCGCCTGTACAGGATCTTCTTCAAAACATATACTGAGAAGGTTTGGGGTATTCCTTGCAGTCGAATTCGGGCAGATTGGGCAGCTCAACGTATTCAAGGGATGTCGCTCAAACGAGCAGTTGTTAACGCTTTATTCGGTAGTCAAAATGCTAAGAGCTTAATCAAAAAATTTGACTATCCAGTTTTAGGTCCAGGAATGATGTGGGAGCGTTGCCAGGAAATTATTGAGAGTCAGGGTGCTATGGTGCAACTGAACACCGCAGTAACTCGCATCGAACGGGAAGGAACTTGGATTAAGAGCATTACTGCCCGACAAGGAGATCGCACAATTCAGATCTTTGGCGATCGCTTCATCTCTAGTATGCCTATAACAGCACTAGTACAAAGACTCGATCCGCCAGCACCCGAGCGGGTACTGACAGCAGCACGTAGCTTGAAATATCGGGATTTTTTAATTGTGGCGCTGATCGTCAACCAACCAGATTTATTTCCTGACAATTGGATTTATATTCACAGCCCAGAATTCAAAGTAGGGCGGATTCAAAACTTTAAGAATTGGAGTGCTGCAATGGTTCCCAACCCTAATAAGACATGTCTGGGGATGGAGTACTTTTGTAGTGAGGGCGATGCTCTTTGGGAATTATCTAATACAGAATTGATCGATCTGGCAAGTCGCGAGGTTGTCGAATTAAACTTAGCGTCTAAGTTATCCGCGATCGAGGATGGATTTGTGATTCGTCAGCGCAAAGCTTATCCTGTATATGACGGCGAGTATCGCCAGCATCTCCAAGTCATTCAAGAATATTTAAAGCAGTTTGACAACTTACAAACGATTGGGCGTAATGGAATGCATCGCTACAACAATCAGGATCATTCCATGCTAACTGGACTGCTAGCAGCTAAAAACATTCTTGGAGAGCAGCATGATTTGTGGAATGTCAATACCGAACGCTCTTACTACGAAGATTTTACTAAAGAAGAGAGATCGAGTCTGAAAAAGCAATCTCAACTAGAAAAATTGCCTACGGCAATCTCTAGTAAAGTCAATTAA
- a CDS encoding glycosyltransferase family 2 protein, with protein MTNPQVTIVVAPRERFSYARQSLESIYANTCIPFELIYVDGNSPTEVQRYLEAAAQEKGFQLIRTDYYLFPNRARNLGLARVNTKYVAFVDNDVIVSPGWLEVLIQCAEETGATVVGPLMCHEEPVHEVVHCAGGEARVVCDATGRRRLREKMYKQGHQVVDVRPKMQRTQTELCEFHCMLVRAQIFEQLGFFDELMLNSKEHLDFCMSVIQAGGTVYFEPSSIITYVPGQPLKPTDLHFYMLRWSDAWELASLSRLREKWQLAEDSYFQHKYKALGWRRRNTILLPLIDRLTLGIKNQSLEKILMYGLFAPLEALLNRYLTASYARRHLKQKNTQAAPALEEPIATATPRC; from the coding sequence ATGACAAACCCTCAAGTCACGATTGTTGTAGCACCGCGCGAACGTTTCAGCTATGCTCGCCAGTCCCTGGAGAGTATTTATGCGAATACATGCATTCCATTTGAGCTGATCTACGTAGATGGTAATTCCCCTACTGAGGTACAGCGCTACTTAGAAGCCGCAGCACAGGAAAAAGGTTTTCAACTGATTCGGACAGATTATTACCTTTTCCCCAACCGCGCTAGAAACTTAGGCTTAGCTCGCGTTAACACCAAGTACGTCGCCTTCGTCGATAACGATGTTATCGTTTCACCTGGTTGGTTGGAAGTATTAATTCAGTGTGCTGAAGAAACTGGCGCTACGGTTGTTGGACCTCTGATGTGTCACGAGGAACCAGTGCATGAAGTCGTCCACTGTGCTGGCGGGGAAGCACGTGTTGTATGCGATGCTACTGGTAGAAGGCGCTTGCGGGAAAAGATGTACAAACAAGGTCATCAGGTAGTAGACGTGCGCCCCAAGATGCAGCGGACGCAAACGGAGTTATGCGAGTTTCACTGCATGTTAGTCCGCGCTCAAATATTTGAGCAACTAGGTTTCTTCGATGAGTTAATGCTTAATTCCAAAGAGCATTTGGACTTCTGCATGAGTGTGATTCAGGCAGGAGGAACAGTTTATTTTGAGCCGAGTAGTATCATTACATATGTGCCAGGACAACCCTTGAAGCCTACAGATCTGCATTTTTACATGCTGCGTTGGAGCGATGCATGGGAGTTGGCTAGCCTAAGTCGTTTGCGCGAAAAATGGCAATTAGCAGAGGATAGCTACTTCCAACATAAGTACAAAGCTTTGGGATGGAGACGCAGAAACACAATTCTCCTTCCTCTCATCGATCGGTTAACCTTGGGAATTAAAAATCAGTCTCTAGAAAAAATATTGATGTATGGTCTTTTTGCACCACTAGAAGCACTACTGAATCGTTACCTGACTGCAAGTTATGCTAGAAGACACCTAAAGCAGAAAAATACTCAAGCTGCGCCTGCTCTAGAAGAACCGATCGCGACAGCAACACCGCGATGCTAG